A part of Thermococcus sp. SY098 genomic DNA contains:
- a CDS encoding dephospho-CoA kinase, protein MIICVVGMPGSGKGEVVRIFSKYGVPHVSMGDIVREEADKRGIPRTPDGMNKISIQLRQELGDNAVAKLTVPRVKELLKKHKAVIIDGVRSLDEIQTFKDAFPDQEIIIIAVHSSPKKRFERLKRRGRSDDPKTWADFEARDWKELKFGIGNVIALADYMIVNDNHIDDYRKEIEELAKKLGLAKH, encoded by the coding sequence ATGATAATCTGTGTAGTAGGCATGCCCGGTTCTGGTAAAGGTGAAGTTGTAAGGATTTTCTCAAAATATGGCGTTCCTCACGTTTCAATGGGGGATATTGTGAGGGAAGAGGCAGACAAGAGAGGAATTCCAAGGACTCCAGATGGAATGAATAAAATCAGCATTCAGCTGAGGCAAGAGCTAGGAGACAACGCTGTTGCAAAGCTGACGGTTCCGAGGGTTAAAGAGCTTTTAAAGAAACATAAGGCAGTTATTATTGATGGTGTCCGTTCTTTGGATGAAATCCAAACGTTCAAAGATGCCTTTCCAGACCAAGAGATTATAATTATAGCAGTCCATTCTTCCCCAAAAAAGAGGTTTGAGCGCTTAAAGCGGAGAGGCAGGAGTGATGACCCAAAAACCTGGGCAGACTTCGAGGCAAGGGACTGGAAGGAGCTTAAATTCGGCATCGGGAACGTTATAGCTCTTGCAGATTACATGATAGTGAACGACAACCACATTGATGATTACAGAAAAGAAATTGAGGAACTGGCAAAGAAGCTTGGATTAGCCAAGCATTGA
- a CDS encoding AbrB/MazE/SpoVT family DNA-binding domain-containing protein yields MAITKVTRNYQVTIPAEIRKVLGIKEGELLEVKLEGDRIVLQRLRKKRKTLKLGKGMTTEEIEKSIEEGMRECMQ; encoded by the coding sequence ATGGCAATAACTAAGGTAACTCGAAACTATCAGGTTACAATTCCCGCTGAGATAAGGAAGGTACTTGGCATAAAAGAAGGTGAATTGCTCGAAGTTAAACTTGAGGGCGACAGAATAGTCCTTCAGAGGTTGAGAAAGAAAAGAAAGACCTTGAAGCTCGGGAAGGGCATGACCACAGAGGAGATAGAGAAGTCAATTGAGGAGGGTATGAGAGAATGCATGCAGTAA
- a CDS encoding PIN domain-containing protein: MHAVIDTNVLIYDTFEDLEFHTKARKLLDSLDAWYVPTIVLQEYVWFFKNNGLSVKEARSMLDEYFSDPRFRNLRENASIVKRALIMLEEEKLSLSRFNDAMILVHAIERRYSLATFDRKLRKLAERNSVKIVPEKL, encoded by the coding sequence ATGCATGCAGTAATAGATACCAACGTTTTGATCTACGATACATTTGAAGACCTTGAGTTCCACACCAAGGCAAGAAAGCTACTTGATTCACTCGATGCATGGTATGTTCCCACGATAGTTTTGCAAGAATACGTGTGGTTCTTCAAAAACAACGGGCTTTCGGTTAAAGAGGCGAGAAGTATGTTAGACGAATACTTCAGTGATCCGAGATTCAGAAATCTAAGAGAAAACGCCAGTATCGTTAAAAGAGCTCTTATTATGCTGGAAGAGGAAAAACTTTCACTGTCAAGATTCAACGATGCCATGATACTTGTCCATGCAATTGAAAGAAGATATTCGCTGGCAACGTTTGATAGAAAGCTTAGAAAACTTGCAGAAAGGAATAGTGTTAAGATTGTCCCCGAAAAGCTATAA
- a CDS encoding ATP-binding protein, with amino-acid sequence MVALYFDERPKERREDLYDREKELNELLDLLSQRKPLIVIKGIRRLGKTSLLRVALNESEFPFIIVDLRGVNPNSRKELYERIQHALNRYFQENRRLFEKMKEKLKLIDGVELFGMKISLSWRTPDTLYSLFSLLDNEGFVVAFDEVQEIRGPAGKELSHLIAHFYDYGSLCFILSGSEIGLLYDFIGVENPNAPLYGRMFYEIELTRFSRERSLDFLRKGFEQLDLYPDEHILELAVDKLDGIVGWLVKFGLLSWRKGISKEIVNEVLEEASRLAFSEFKRFLEKRPLAKRRYIVVMRSIASGKNTWSEIKEELEKAEKKHITDSTLARLLNALLDSSFIEKVVEGRNVYYKIADPVLKHAFVK; translated from the coding sequence GTGGTAGCTTTGTACTTTGACGAGAGGCCTAAGGAAAGGCGGGAGGATTTGTATGATAGGGAAAAGGAGCTTAATGAACTTTTGGATTTACTCTCACAGAGAAAGCCGCTTATAGTTATAAAAGGCATAAGAAGGCTTGGGAAGACATCTCTACTAAGGGTTGCTTTGAATGAAAGCGAATTTCCGTTTATAATAGTTGATTTGAGGGGAGTAAATCCAAACTCAAGAAAAGAACTTTATGAAAGAATTCAGCATGCTCTAAACAGATATTTCCAAGAAAACAGGAGACTGTTTGAGAAGATGAAAGAGAAGCTCAAACTCATTGATGGAGTTGAGCTTTTTGGCATGAAAATATCACTTTCATGGAGAACTCCAGACACTCTTTATTCGCTGTTTTCACTCTTGGACAATGAGGGCTTTGTTGTTGCCTTTGACGAGGTGCAGGAAATTAGAGGACCAGCTGGTAAAGAGCTTTCTCATCTGATAGCTCACTTCTATGATTATGGAAGTTTGTGCTTTATCTTAAGCGGAAGTGAAATCGGCCTTCTTTATGATTTCATAGGTGTGGAAAATCCAAATGCTCCATTGTACGGCAGGATGTTCTATGAAATTGAACTAACACGGTTCAGTAGGGAGCGAAGCCTAGACTTTCTGAGGAAGGGCTTTGAGCAGCTTGACCTTTATCCTGACGAGCACATCCTTGAGCTTGCCGTAGACAAGCTTGACGGGATTGTTGGCTGGCTGGTTAAATTCGGTCTGCTAAGTTGGAGGAAAGGAATAAGCAAAGAAATTGTAAATGAAGTGCTTGAAGAAGCGAGCAGGCTTGCATTTTCCGAATTTAAGCGCTTCTTGGAGAAAAGACCCCTCGCCAAGAGGAGATACATTGTGGTCATGAGAAGCATAGCCTCTGGAAAAAACACGTGGAGTGAAATAAAGGAGGAGCTTGAAAAAGCTGAGAAAAAGCACATTACAGATTCAACACTCGCAAGACTGCTGAATGCTCTGCTTGATTCTTCGTTCATTGAAAAGGTTGTGGAAGGAAGGAATGTTTATTACAAAATTGCTGACCCAGTTTTGAAGCATGCATTTGTTAAATAG
- a CDS encoding ATP-dependent DNA helicase codes for MQVDELSKFGVDERIIGKIKERGISEFYPPQAEALKSGVLNGENLLLAIPTASGKTLVAEIVMLHKLFTEGGKAVYLVPLKALAEEKYREFKTWEDLGVRVAVTTGDYDSSEEWLGKYDMIIATSEKFDSLLRHKSRWIRDVKLIVADEIHLLGSYDRGATLEMILSHMLGKAQILGLSATVGNAEELAEWLNAKLVVSEWRPVKLRKGVFAHGQLIWEDGKVDKFPPQWDSLVIDAVKKGKQALVFVNTRRSAEKEAAMLGKKVRRLLTKPEARRLKELAESLESNPTNDKLKEVLVNGAAFHHAGLGRAERTLIEDAFREGLIKVLTATPTLAMGVNLPSFRIIIRDTKRYSTFGWSDIPVLEIQQMMGRAGRPKYDKEGEAIIVAKTEKPEELMGKYIFGKPEKLFSMLSNDAAFRSQVLALITNFGVESFRELIRFLEKTFYYHQRKDLEILEGKAKSIVYFLLENEFIDIDLNDRFIALPFGIRTSQLYLDPLTAKKFKDALPQIEENPNPLGIFQLLASTPDMGTLSIKRKEQESYLDYAYEMEDYLYRSIPYWEDYEFQKFLSEIKTAKLLLDWINEVSEAKLIEAYGIDTGDLYRIIELADWLMYSLIELAKVLNARGETIRYLRRLHLRLKHGVREELLELVELPMIGRKRARALYNAGFKTVNDIVKAKPSELLAVEGIGVKVLERIYKHFGVELPLLKNIKDSDKPEDKPKEKSKPKKGTLDYYFGKGL; via the coding sequence GGAGAGAATTTGCTTTTGGCAATTCCAACAGCGAGCGGAAAAACCCTCGTTGCTGAAATTGTGATGCTCCACAAGCTCTTTACTGAAGGAGGGAAGGCGGTTTATTTAGTCCCTCTTAAGGCTCTGGCTGAAGAAAAATACAGGGAGTTTAAAACATGGGAAGATTTGGGGGTTAGGGTTGCTGTAACGACTGGAGATTATGACAGCAGTGAAGAATGGCTGGGCAAATATGACATGATCATAGCAACGTCAGAGAAGTTTGACTCCCTTTTGAGGCATAAATCGAGATGGATTAGGGATGTAAAGCTTATTGTTGCAGATGAAATTCATCTTTTGGGTTCTTATGATAGGGGTGCCACTTTGGAGATGATATTATCGCATATGCTTGGTAAAGCCCAGATTTTGGGATTGAGCGCAACCGTTGGAAATGCCGAGGAGCTGGCTGAATGGCTGAACGCAAAGCTTGTGGTTAGCGAGTGGCGCCCTGTGAAACTTAGGAAGGGTGTCTTTGCTCACGGTCAGCTGATTTGGGAAGATGGCAAAGTTGATAAGTTTCCACCTCAGTGGGACTCTCTCGTAATTGATGCTGTCAAAAAGGGCAAACAAGCTCTGGTTTTTGTGAACACGAGAAGATCAGCGGAAAAAGAAGCGGCAATGCTTGGCAAGAAAGTCAGGCGACTTTTAACAAAGCCCGAAGCAAGGAGATTAAAAGAGCTGGCTGAGTCATTGGAGAGCAATCCAACCAATGATAAACTTAAGGAGGTTTTAGTTAACGGTGCTGCCTTTCATCATGCTGGATTAGGAAGAGCGGAGAGAACTTTGATTGAGGATGCATTTAGGGAAGGACTGATAAAAGTCTTAACTGCGACGCCGACATTAGCTATGGGTGTAAATCTCCCCTCCTTTAGAATTATAATCCGCGATACGAAGAGGTACTCAACTTTCGGCTGGTCTGATATCCCCGTTCTTGAAATCCAGCAGATGATGGGAAGGGCTGGAAGGCCAAAATACGATAAAGAAGGTGAGGCTATTATCGTTGCAAAAACAGAAAAGCCGGAAGAACTCATGGGGAAATACATATTTGGAAAGCCTGAAAAGCTGTTCTCCATGCTCTCCAACGATGCTGCATTTAGAAGCCAAGTTTTAGCTTTGATTACAAACTTTGGAGTTGAAAGCTTCCGCGAGTTGATAAGGTTTTTGGAGAAGACCTTCTATTATCATCAGAGAAAAGACTTAGAGATTCTTGAAGGCAAAGCGAAGAGCATAGTTTACTTCCTCCTTGAGAACGAGTTCATAGATATTGACCTAAATGACCGCTTTATAGCGTTGCCCTTTGGTATAAGGACTTCCCAGCTCTATCTTGATCCCCTCACAGCTAAAAAATTCAAAGATGCCTTGCCCCAGATAGAGGAAAATCCAAATCCTCTTGGCATCTTCCAGCTTTTGGCATCAACTCCAGACATGGGAACGCTCAGCATAAAGAGGAAGGAGCAGGAAAGTTATCTCGATTATGCTTATGAGATGGAAGATTACTTGTACCGTTCAATTCCTTACTGGGAGGACTATGAGTTTCAGAAGTTTTTGAGTGAAATCAAGACGGCGAAGCTGCTCTTGGATTGGATCAATGAAGTAAGTGAAGCAAAGCTGATTGAGGCTTATGGAATTGATACCGGAGACTTGTATAGGATTATTGAGCTTGCAGATTGGTTAATGTACTCTCTAATTGAGCTTGCGAAGGTTCTCAATGCAAGGGGCGAGACAATCAGATACCTCAGGAGGCTTCACCTGAGGCTTAAACATGGCGTTAGAGAGGAGCTGTTAGAACTGGTGGAGCTTCCAATGATTGGGAGGAAGAGGGCAAGAGCCTTGTACAATGCGGGCTTTAAAACCGTTAATGACATTGTAAAGGCTAAGCCGAGTGAGCTTTTAGCCGTTGAAGGTATTGGTGTTAAAGTTTTGGAGAGAATTTACAAGCATTTTGGGGTTGAGCTTCCATTGTTGAAAAATATCAAAGATTCTGACAAGCCAGAGGATAAGCCTAAGGAGAAATCCAAGCCAAAGAAAGGAACTTTGGATTACTATTTTGGGAAAGGCTTATAA